A stretch of the Malus sylvestris chromosome 10, drMalSylv7.2, whole genome shotgun sequence genome encodes the following:
- the LOC126587367 gene encoding uncharacterized protein LOC126587367 isoform X1 produces the protein MTNPFRSHKVSMDLDGLPDGDEMHSSDDVNEAKKRRGRGPTMLDYNVVSKAKQIGVQFNDKGQHFGAGSASLSSSAGILARQLIPVTYASWDEVPRIFKDKLWVAEKLQCNKKSAPEANNSSRHSSKASSQLQPVGILRGSSCKLLNWLRNGQVVATGEIESTNPEAKVHHMVLGPDCWKVWVTVVKVKNISLYRPTSEFRVLEDAISSTIAWPSKYVQVGE, from the exons gtgtctatggatttggatggtttGCCAGATGGTGACGAGATGCACTCAAGTGATGATGTGAATGAAGCAAAAAAGAGAAGGGGAAGAGGTCCAACAATGTTGGATTATAATGTTGTGTCAAAGGCTAAACAAATTGGTGTTCAATTCAATGACAAAGGACAACATTTTGGTGCTGGATCAGCGAGTTTGAGTTCTTCGGCAGGGATCCTTGCAAGACAACTAATACCAGTAACTTACGCAAGTTGGGATGAGGTTCCTAGAATTTTCAAAGATAAATTATGGGTTGCTGAGAAG TTACAATGTAATAAGAAAAGTGCACCAGAGGCTAACAATAGTTCTAGACACTCTTCAAAAGCTAGTTCTCAG TTACAACCTGTTGGTATTTTACGAGGGTCTTCATGCAAGTTACTAAATTGGCTCAGAAATGGACAAGTTGTTGCAACTGGAGAAATAGAATCAACAAATCCTGAGGCGAAAGTTCATCACATGGTGCTTGGTCCTGATTGCTGGAAAGTTTGGGTAACTGTTGTCAAAGTGAAGAATATATCTTTGTACCGTCCTACAAGTGAATTTCGTGTCCTGGAGGATGCTATATCTAGTACAATTGCTTGGCCATCAAAGTACGTCCAAGTTGGAGAGTAA
- the LOC126587367 gene encoding uncharacterized protein LOC126587367 isoform X2, producing the protein MTNPFRSHKVSMDLDGLPDGDEMHSSDDVNEAKKRRGRGPTMLDYNVVSKAKQIGVQFNDKGQHFGAGSASLSSSAGILARQLIPVTYASWDEVPRIFKDKLWVAEKLQPVGILRGSSCKLLNWLRNGQVVATGEIESTNPEAKVHHMVLGPDCWKVWVTVVKVKNISLYRPTSEFRVLEDAISSTIAWPSKYVQVGE; encoded by the exons gtgtctatggatttggatggtttGCCAGATGGTGACGAGATGCACTCAAGTGATGATGTGAATGAAGCAAAAAAGAGAAGGGGAAGAGGTCCAACAATGTTGGATTATAATGTTGTGTCAAAGGCTAAACAAATTGGTGTTCAATTCAATGACAAAGGACAACATTTTGGTGCTGGATCAGCGAGTTTGAGTTCTTCGGCAGGGATCCTTGCAAGACAACTAATACCAGTAACTTACGCAAGTTGGGATGAGGTTCCTAGAATTTTCAAAGATAAATTATGGGTTGCTGAGAAG TTACAACCTGTTGGTATTTTACGAGGGTCTTCATGCAAGTTACTAAATTGGCTCAGAAATGGACAAGTTGTTGCAACTGGAGAAATAGAATCAACAAATCCTGAGGCGAAAGTTCATCACATGGTGCTTGGTCCTGATTGCTGGAAAGTTTGGGTAACTGTTGTCAAAGTGAAGAATATATCTTTGTACCGTCCTACAAGTGAATTTCGTGTCCTGGAGGATGCTATATCTAGTACAATTGCTTGGCCATCAAAGTACGTCCAAGTTGGAGAGTAA